The Etheostoma cragini isolate CJK2018 chromosome 22, CSU_Ecrag_1.0, whole genome shotgun sequence genome segment aagatcaatttcctaAAGATGATGGAATTTTTAATTCcactttttagtcaactttagctgCGGTTCATAAACTTACGAGCACCACTGCACATGCCTCCTACACTCTGTAGGAACCTGATTAGCAACACTTCTGAAATGCCAAAAGCTCGCTTCTTAAGACAGGGAGTAATCAAATGTGAACAGGGTCAAGATGTTCTGATGATATAAATGCATGAATTAGTGTGAATAAATCCTTCTGAATGTGGCATAAATTGAATACAAACACGCCAATATGTTTTCTGTCaaaatcacaacatttaaaattgtCACAGCTGACCTTCTTGCAATTTCATGCAGTGTCTGGACTTTTACCAAAAGTTGCaccataaacaaaacaaagcctgATCCCAGTTGTCTGACTGGTTATTTGTAGGGTTGGTGGAAAAAGACATGCACAAGCTGAGTTTTAGCAACTTCCAAATGAATAGCCTACAAAGCACAAGCACTGATTGTAGTAGTATGATAATAGACTACTAGcctttatacaatatataacatataatgtGCTTTcattaaaggaaacaaaataGGGAGAAAATGTGTTATAAACTAATCCTACAGTCAAATGCAGGTAATTAAGGaaaattttgaggtactttaagTGAGAATTATTGCTAccttatacttctactccactatattTTAGAAACCAATATTGCACTCTTTACAGCACTACATTGATTTGTTTGACAACACTTGACcgttttatataatttatacaatataaaaataaagatgaattGTATGTATGGATTACCGATgcatgttttacagtttaatgcATTATAATCCAGggatgtgtttttgaaaaggGACATTCTCcgtaatgagtacttttacttttggttcTTTAAGAAACGttataacgttagctagttaacAATGCTAATACGCGTACATGCTAACATGAGTAAGATTTGAATGCAGAACTTGTGACAGAGTActttatatatatgttttagACTATGTACAaaatctgagtacttcttccgcCACTAGTTACGTGCGAAGACAACTAGACAACCTTTCGGTGATAAACTAGCTAACGTTCACTGTATCGCTAAAATACAGCGCGTTTCCAGCGTACGGaattaacaattaaaatgtacaaacacaccgTAATTCAGTAGCTGATGTTTGATGTTGATATCCTCACGTGCTCGCTTAAATGGCTAGTACTTTGTGAGTGCCCTTTCCGTTACGTCATCTGCTTGCGACGACTGTTGAcgttttctctattttttttccattgtggTTTTTCAATTTCCCCTATAATATAGGACCTGTATCATCTCCTAATTTTTTCTCCAGTGAATTCACTTAGATTgttgataacaaaaaaattttaaaattgtgGAAACTGTGTTGCAAATGTATGTGTTCATGTAGGCTacctcttttatttttattttctatgtaaTAATTTTCGTTTTTATTGCTTAGTGTGCTTTTTATCTCCACAAGTTTGTACACTTGATGTTTTATGTGCTATTTATGTTTACGTTATTCTCTGTGTACTGcgttttgtcaataaaaaaaaacattttcccatgTCCCGCcctgctctcactctctcacacctctgattggcttataCTGGAATTCTTACCCTAACACTAACCAATCCCACTCCTCTTCCTAAACATAACAAACCAAAGCAGGCAGCGAGTGCTAGCAAATCAGAGGGGGAGTAGGGCGGGTCGTTCCTTCGCGGCTCGCCATCCTAGCGGGAAAAAAATctctgttgttgatgttgtcaAATGTCGAACTAGTTTTCCGTCTTAAAAAATGGCGACCAGAATACTAAAGCGAACCGGCGTTTCACATGACATGTGTGAACAACTCAAACGACATCAAATAGAAACTTGCAAGGACCTGTTGTCTCTGTCAACCGTTGAAGTGATGCATGTTGCAGGGCTGAGCTACCACAAGGCCGcggtgctgctgctgtcagtaAGCAGAGCCGTCGCACCGCCAGTCACGACGGCTCTGGAGCTGCGGAAGCAACAGTCCTGTTTCTCCACGTCGTTGCCTGCTCTGGATACACTTCTGAGAGGAGGCCTTCCTCGTGGGACCATCACCGAGGTCACAGGCCCCTCTGGCTGTGGGAAGACTCAGATGTGTTTGATGCTGAGTGTTGTGGCCACTCTGCCAAAGAGCGAGGGAGGCCTGGAGAGCAGTGTGATCTACATTGACACAGAGTCGGCTTTCTCTGCTGAGAGGCTGGTAGAGATTGCTCAGAACCGGTTTCCAGACTACTTCAGCAGTAAGGAGAGAGTCCTGCAGATGGCCGGACGGGTGCACCTCTTCAGGGAGCTCACCTGTCAAGATGTCCTCAACAGGCTGGATAGGTTAGAAGAGGACATCATCTCAACCGGAGCAGGTCTCATTATCCTGGACTCTGTGGCCTCAGTGGTGAGAAAGGAGTTTGACACAACGCTTCCTGGCAACCTGATGCACCGCAGCAACTTGCTGGGTCACGAGGCCTCCACCCTGAAATACCTGGCCCACCAGTTCAACATACCTGTGGTACTCACCAACCAGATCACAACTCATGTGGGATCTGAGGTGGATTCCGGGTTTGTGACAGCAGCTCTTGGTAACACTTGGAGTCACAGTGTCAACACGCGTCTTATTGTCCAGTATGTGGACGCACACCAGAGACAGATACTGATAGCCAAATCACCCGTGGCCCCGTTTGCTGTGCTGAACTACACCATTGAGAAGCAGGGCATCTGTATGGATGGAGATGATAGCCGGGAGAGTTTGTATGAGGGCACAGATCCAGGCCTCCAGCCAATCAGGGTACAGGCTGGATTCAACTACAACATGAGCACATCTACAGACTGCACTGACTAAACacagcttttgtgtgtgtgtgtgtgtgtgtgtgtgtgtgtgtgtgtgtgtgtgtgtgtgtgtgtgtgtgtgtgtgtgtgtgtgtgtgtgtgtgtgtgtgtgtgtgtgtgtatagctaCTGTTTTATTAAAGCCAATGCATATTTCACCCCATCTGTTGTGTCTTTACTCACAGGCCGCTAAAAGTTATCGAACCTAAAACACCATAGTTTTGAAGGACAACTTCACAGAGGAACCTTCCTTCATTACAATCttaacttttattaaaaaatatatatatttattcaataAATTGTCACAAATTCCCTAATTATTACCCTGATTTTGTGATTTCCAGTGCATAAAGGcagaaaacactttaaaaccttTGTTTTGGATGGGGAGCCTTCAAAACATAAGCACAGACGTTTAAATCTGTTGCAATTCATGATTTTCTAGCAATCTAGTTAATGCCAAATACTGTTtggcaacacttttttttttaatgccacaCACTGTTTGGCAACTCATTTTTTGCCAAATTACACAATTGCATAGGCCTactatttaaattcatggtGCAGTAGTCTatgatttgacattttagaagttatctttGGAGAAATTACAGCATGCCATTTGAATGACTGTATTGCTTATTT includes the following:
- the rad51b gene encoding DNA repair protein RAD51 homolog 2, whose protein sequence is MATRILKRTGVSHDMCEQLKRHQIETCKDLLSLSTVEVMHVAGLSYHKAAVLLLSVSRAVAPPVTTALELRKQQSCFSTSLPALDTLLRGGLPRGTITEVTGPSGCGKTQMCLMLSVVATLPKSEGGLESSVIYIDTESAFSAERLVEIAQNRFPDYFSSKERVLQMAGRVHLFRELTCQDVLNRLDRLEEDIISTGAGLIILDSVASVVRKEFDTTLPGNLMHRSNLLGHEASTLKYLAHQFNIPVVLTNQITTHVGSEVDSGFVTAALGNTWSHSVNTRLIVQYVDAHQRQILIAKSPVAPFAVLNYTIEKQGICMDGDDSRESLYEGTDPGLQPIRVQAGFNYNMSTSTDCTD